One window from the genome of Salvia miltiorrhiza cultivar Shanhuang (shh) chromosome 7, IMPLAD_Smil_shh, whole genome shotgun sequence encodes:
- the LOC130994225 gene encoding uncharacterized protein LOC130994225 yields MPPRRQNRNRVEEEEEEQRDPTPPPPPPPQQERRVEELFLRQNPPTFSGAGDPAETEEWIRSMERIFRFLRCNDAERLMCMTYQLKGSADFWWEAKQKTLTPEQIDELTWEQFKTALCEKYIPRSYRRRKEMEFASLKQGNKTVAEYDRCFCDLARYTPYRVDTDEKMSELFCAGLKQEFRVVLASQSALTYAEALNRALDMELAMQPEKTNQPSVPLSNPNVQSESQTFHGQGQKGKRK; encoded by the coding sequence ATGCCCCCGAGAAGGCAAAATCGGAATCGAgtagaagaggaggaggaagaacagAGAGACCCTACgccaccacctccacctcctccaCAGCAAGAGAGGAGAGTAGAAGAGCTCTTCCTCCGACAAAATCCACCTACTTTCAGTGGAGCCGGAGACCCCGCTGAAACAGAAGAATGGATCAGAAGTATGGAAAGGATCTTTAGGTTCCTTAGATGCAATGATGCTGAGCGCCTTATGTGCATGACTTACCAGCTGAAGGGGTccgcagatttttggtgggaggccaaacaGAAGACTTTGACCCCAGAGCAAATAGATGAGCTTACGTGGGAGCAATTCAAAACAGCTCTCTGCGAGAAATATATACCGCGTAGCTATCGCAGAAGGAAAGAAATGGAGTTTGCGAGTCTGAAGCAAGGAAATAAAACAGTAGCTGAATATGACCGTTGTTTCTGTGACTTGGCTCGATATACACCATATCGAGTGGATACGGATGAAAAGATGTCAGAGTTGTTCTGTGCCGGTTTAAAGCAAGAATTTCGAGTTGTCTTAGCAAGTCAGAGCGCACTCACGTATGCCGAAGCACTGAACAGAGCACTAGACATGgagctggcaatgcagccagagaagacGAATCAACCCTCTGTCCCCCTTTCAAACCCGAATGTTCAATCGGAGAGTCAAACCTTTCATGGACAAGGGCAGAAGGGAAAAAGGAAGTAG
- the LOC130994226 gene encoding uncharacterized protein LOC130994226, which translates to MLAKVNVNLPLLDVIRKVPAYVKFFKELVSNKRKFEDNEKVLVSEIANSIIQQPLPPKQRDPGSFVIKIALGNGKEATGMLDLGAGINLMPYSIFKQLELGDLKPTRMCLQLADRSVRYPRGIIEDVLVNVGGLIIPVDFVVLDIGEVHENGVEHTLLLGRPFMATTNTLIDVKDGNIKMTMLGESVSFSVHDSRAMPSANFINECSFIDPIDGLVEKVFLQEQECVEVCAGSTDMEELAREAKEFSSPLPSAAPFSYATFSSPLPSAAPFSSAMPSSVLPRSAQPVMPSSAMSSPALPSSVLHCHTELPIDEQMRTTRPALELKELPANIKYMFLEEKKEKPRFRSVALSLNKEGVLPKDVFDPGAAHSKENFRGDRHRMKSYYGRSIPMVVESHTLHDPH; encoded by the coding sequence atgcttgccaaggtgaacgtgaatctgCCCCTCCTggatgtgatcagaaaagtccCAGCGTATGTGAAGTTTTTTAAGGAGTTagtctccaacaagcggaagttcgAGGACAATGAGAAGGTTCTGGTCTCAGAAATTGCGAACTCGATCATACAGCAGCCTCTGCCACCAAAGCAACGCGACCCAGGTAGCTTCGTGATTAAAATTGCTttaggaaatggtaaggaagctacGGGAATGTTAGATTTGGGTGCTGGAATTAACCttatgccttactctattttcaaacaattagagttaggtgatTTGAAACCAACccgcatgtgtctacaactcgcCGATAGGTCCGTTAGATACCCCCGTGGGATCATAGAGGATGTTTTAGTGAATGTTGGGGGCTTGATTATTCCCGTAGATTTTGTGGTTCTCGACATTGGGGAGGTGCATGAAAATGGTGTAGAGCACACACTACTGTTAGGAAGACCGTTtatggcaaccactaacacCTTAATTGATGTTAAGGATGGAAATATTAAAATGACTATGTTAGGggagtcagtgtctttctctGTGCATGATAGTCGTGCTATGCCTTCTGCAAATTTTATCAACGAATGCTCCTTTATAGATCCTATtgatggcttggttgagaaggtatttttacaggagcaggaGTGTGTGGAAGTCTGTGCTGGATCGACAGACATGGAAGAGCTAGCTCGGGAAGCTAAAGAGTTCAGCTCTCCACTGCCCAGCGCTGCCCCCTTCAGCTATGCAACCTTCAGCTCTCCACTGCCCAGCGCTGCACCCTTCAGCTCAGCTATGCCGAGCTCTGTGCTGCCCCGCTCTGCCCAGCCAGTTATGCCGAGCTCAGCCATGTCTagtccagctctgccgagctcagtgCTGCACTGCCATACGGAGCTGCCCATTGATGAACAGATGAGAACAACGAGGCCAGCGCTGGAACTGAAGGAACTCCCAGCCAATATCAAATACATGTTCTTAGAAGAGAAAAAGGAAAAGCCGAGGTTCAGATCGGTAGCGTTGTCCCTGAATAAAGAAGGCGTGTTGCCAAAGGACGTGTTTGACCCTGGCGCAGCCCATTCTAAGGAGAATTTCAGAGGAGACAGACATCGCATGAAATCCTACTATGGGCGGAGTATtccgatggtggtggagtctcacactctgcacgatcctcactAA